A single window of Scylla paramamosain isolate STU-SP2022 chromosome 41, ASM3559412v1, whole genome shotgun sequence DNA harbors:
- the LOC135093047 gene encoding uncharacterized protein LOC135093047, protein MLQITRRSSVYKSKRSLLLASHFLEPTPSTSNPTVKMRTALFALLLVLVAFSPLVVAEAAMGDAPCLDCYKGYRGGLQGLRMLRERRDTANSTSETDETTETNETNETDG, encoded by the exons ATGCTGCAGAT TACTCGGCGCTCTAGCGTATATAAGAGCAAGCGAAGTCTCCTGCTGGCATCACATTTCCTTGAGCCAACGCCAAGCACCTCCAATCCAACGGTCAAGATGCGTACTGCTCTCTTCGCCCTCCTCTTGGTGCTCGTCGCCTTCAGCCCGTTGGTGGTGGCTGAGGCGGCTATGGGTGATGCCCCTTGCCTGGACTGCTACAAGGGATATCGCGGTG GTCTGCAAGGGCTCCGTATGCTGCGTGAGCGAAGGGACACTGCTAATTCGACCAGTGAAACAGATGAAACAACGGAGACGAATGAAACAAATGAAACAGatggataa
- the LOC135093045 gene encoding endocuticle structural glycoprotein SgAbd-2-like translates to MMKLLIVCVVVAAAVAAPTYNTPIPILKDDRTQNAAGEYSFNFETGNGIVRSESGYQADGQENSGAFSYTSPDGTPVAISFTSGAGGYQPEGAVLPVAPALPYQRSDTFVH, encoded by the exons ATGATGAAGCTGCTGATT gtgtgcgtggtggtggcggcggcagtggcggcgcCCACCTACAACACGCCCATCCCCATCCTGAAGGACGACCGCACCCAGAACGCAGCCGGCGAGTACTCCTTCAACTTCGAGACTGGCAACGGCATCGTGCGCAGCGAGTCCGGCTACCAGGCTGACGGCCAGGAGAACTCCGGCGCCTTCAG CTACACCAGCCCCGACGGCACGCCCGTGGCCATCTCCTTCACGTCTGGCGCCGGCGGCTACCAGCCCGAGGGCGCCGTGCTGCCCGTGGCCCCGGCGCTGCCCTACCAGCGCTCCGACACCTTCGTGCACTAG
- the LOC135093044 gene encoding endocuticle structural glycoprotein SgAbd-2-like, whose translation MMKLLIVCVVVVAAVAAPTYNTPIPILKDDRTQNAAGEYSFNFETGNGIVRSESGYQADGQENSGAFSYTSPDGTPVAISFTSGAGGYQPEGAVLPVAPALPYQRSDTFVH comes from the exons ATGATGAAGCTGCTGATT gtgtgcgtggtggtggtggcggcggtggcggcgccCACCTACAACACGCCCATCCCCATCCTGAAGGACGACCGCACCCAGAACGCAGCCGGCGAGTACTCCTTCAACTTCGAGACTGGCAACGGCATCGTGCGCAGCGAGTCCGGCTACCAGGCTGACGGCCAGGAGAACTCCGGCGCCTTCAG CTACACCAGCCCCGACGGCACGCCCGTGGCCATCTCCTTCACGTCTGGCGCCGGCGGATACCAGCCCGAGGGCGCCGTGCTGCCCGTGGCCCCGGCGCTGCCCTACCAGCGCTCCGACACCTTCGTGCACTag
- the LOC135093046 gene encoding endocuticle structural glycoprotein SgAbd-2-like — MMKLLIVCVVVVAAVAAPTYNTPIPILKDDRTQNAAGEYSFNFETGNGIVRSESGYQADGQENSGAFSYTSPDGTPVAISFTSGAGGYQPEGAVLPVAPALPYQRSDTFVH, encoded by the exons ATGATGAAGCTGCTGATT gtgtgcgtggtggtggtggcggcggtggcggcgccCACCTACAACACGCCCATCCCCATCCTGAAGGACGACCGCACCCAGAACGCAGCCGGCGAGTACTCCTTCAACTTCGAGACAGGCAACGGCATCGTGCGCAGCGAGTCCGGCTACCAGGCTGACGGCCAGGAGAACTCCGGCGCCTTCAG CTACACCAGCCCCGACGGCACGCCCGTGGCCATCTCCTTCACGTCTGGCGCCGGCGGCTACCAGCCCGAGGGCGCCGTGCTGCCCGTGGCCCCAGCGCTGCCCTACCAGCGCTCCGACACCTTCGTGCACTAG